Below is a genomic region from Schistocerca americana isolate TAMUIC-IGC-003095 chromosome 1, iqSchAmer2.1, whole genome shotgun sequence.
caagctgctgatcaataaaATCCTCCACAATAGGCTGCAAATACCTcattattctgtatggtttactgcaaacaggtgcttcgttccctgtcagtatcctatgttgaactaatggagttgctggtaacgacccttgcagaaaaaacaaatccttaaattcccacaacaattcttccatgtgctctttctcttctcctttcaaatgcttaactttgttacgcaaatgcctctgagcactatgggactcaacttctgaggtcattagtcccctagaacttagaactagttaaacctaactaacctaaggacatcacacacatccatgcccaatgcaggattcgaacctgcgaccgtagcggtcccgcggttccagactgcagtgcctagaaccgcacggccacttcggccggctttgttaCGCAGTTctgtcggcagttagtggttgatcgctacgcCCACCTCTCGAACACCAATCTTCGTCATCTGGTATATCCGAATTCGCTGTTAAAACTCTTTTTCCCAAATTcgtgtctacagcgctaaaattatccacgttcatgaGGACTAGTCGCCCGTCGTTTCGCTCTGGTAAGCGTATAATACTATGcttcacaaaacaacctaatggatccGAAACTTCATTACCCTCCAatagttcaataacacatactgtacccacaggtagacttGACTagacacttacccaaagcgacttcccagtgccactagacacacactaacatgaattaagccttaatgctaatgtacgtggctcaattggtttgttcattacgttgaacgcccctcgcgatatctctgcatcgacaacagtttcccaTAGTTGAAaaaacattccaccaagttccatagTTCGTTGTCCAagatcaattttggcatgatgttgatgcaagaaatctattcctaggatcatgtcgtagccatcacttacccatggtactacctccatgcatacAGCAAATCAGActtccctatgcgaaagtcaactgtcactgaccccaaaggtgtgacctccttatctcCCACTCCActcaacctataacgtggtgggtctaatttccttcgtcccattaaactcttaTTAGCCACTGACACTTTtaagttcctatggatcctaccactgaacattccagtTCTGCACACGTatttgtagcactgaaattaaatgggaggtcacttaggtgggtcttgggccccctctgccgtttaacgattgtccacctctactaactccacttctccatcctccacgctgctgatttccaccttTTCCTGTATTCCTTGATGACTggttacattgcctctgcacatgtcccgtacgaccacactcATGACATGTTATACCTGCTGcaaacactgtttgtctatcacgTACCGCCTtcgccacgtctatttcctcacattggattgccagctgaatggccgaatacaaatcttttggagtcccttcacgcactttccgcgccatatgcgccggtaaccccctcaaatatacatcaagtgccctttgctcggcctcctgcagcaGTACACCATtcacttcatcgctctgacccaactcgtaagtatactcgttaattttTCTTATCCTGTTcgcaaatttctctaccgtctccccctgtctcttcgtcATTCTACTCAACCTCTCCCTGAAACACCGAGTgccattctgtttcttgtacctctgttaAAGCCCCACcctcaactgcttaaactgtcctgccttccttaaggcctgagAACACCTTGCATATATCTtcacttcacccgttaatctaatcttggctacatgtaacaagtgttcatcagaccaaccattcatcacagctgaagtttccaagtcttCCATAAACGGACACACATCCTCAGAAGctttgccagaaaacggaataatcaaacttgtagcagctggatcagtctcctgcggcagcaccctaggcaacaacgactgatcagatgcggatTCCCGCTCActcctagatgttaattcacttctcaactgcatATTGTCCGCTGTCAACAGTGCTACCTTTTCGTTCGAGCCCactgcctgcattacagtcacaagatCCAAAACGCCTTCAGAAAAGCTGGAATTTACCCATTCAACAGAAATGCTATTTCTGGAGAAGCTGCTGCTCCTTCACAGTTAACAAATAAGCCTGTTCAACCGACACAAAATAGGCCTGTGGCACAAGACAAGGAAAAAGATCTGTTGACTCTGCTAACAGCAGCGATAAAATCCAATACGCCTACTGTGAATCAGAAAAGAGTAAAAAACGATTAGGGAGCGAAGTGTCTCAATAAAAAACTGCAACTAAAAGTATCTACATCGAAATCAGAGATCACAAAAACATCTCGCAAAAAAGACAATCCAgaagatgattgggtttgtggtaCATGCCATAAATCTTGCTCAAGTCATGAAAGCAAAAAAATTGAGCTAAATGGATCCATTGCTCGTTTTGCTTTAACACCATACCATGTGCTTGGCTAGCATTCCGGCGCAGAGGGGGACGTTTATATGTGCGTCATGCGACAACTGTTCGAGGATTCAGACATCGTAAGCAACAATGCCTAGCAGTGTGTTATAACAATAATGAAGACGATTTTCACTTTCATGATCATTTGTATTGTTAGTGTGTAAAAAAAGAAGTCATGCGATAAATTTGTTGTGAAATTATCGTAATTACAATTTATCACGAAATTAGATTACTACTATCGCAAAATTACCTATGCCACGAAATTGCATACTTCTTATCGTTTGGAAGATGCGGCAGTATTTATTCAGTAGCACTATTTAAATAAGAAATACAGTCTAAAACCGTTGTATTACGTCCGATTCCTGACAGGCAAGTATTCATAAAATAGTAATTTCATAAACATCAGAAGTAATTAACAAAACAAATTTATCTCGAATATATCTCCCTTTACCTTATCGTTATTTTCGTTGTTTATTGACTGTCAGTTGTTGTTTATTTAAATGAGAAATAGTATCACTGATCTGTTCTTATGCATACGTGCTAATCACAGTGTTGCATTTATGTATGGCCATACGACAAGTTCTGTCATATATGGTACGGTACTTGATATCTGCATTTTCAGAATGATCCGTTTTCGTGATTCATAATATTGGACACCTGCCAAAATTACATTTATAGATATTTAAATAGGAAGATATCATTGATTCGTTCTTGTGTGCATGTGTTAAAAGAACAATTACTTCTTTCAGAGAGTAAAACAGCTTTGTTCTTCATGTGCACTGAGACGTCAATTCTGCGAGGCCGGGTGTCTGTTTAACAGCTGTGGCTCTGCTGTGTTTTCATACTGGAAGCTCCGGATTGTGCATAATAGGTTATGAAACTACACACGGGGGCGGACAGCCTCACAGAATACCAAAGTAGGCACACTCAGAACGCATACCGCCGTTTTGTAAACACAAACGACTACCAATGAGAAGCCAGTCGGAGAAAATAATAAGGTGCTAGCTGCGCTTCAATAGATGCACAAGCTACGAATACTCGACTGAGACAAGTAAGCCGCTCGTGCAAAGTAGCTTTCACAACTGTCATGCCAGAAAGGCACGCGAGTATAGTATCTTCTAAATTATCAGGCTCCATATTTGCTCCTTTTCATCTTTGGTTTGTAAATGATGTTTGGGTCAAGGGCGTGGCTTAAGGAGATTGTCTGTTTATGTTTACAAAAGTTGAAATCCCTGCTTTACTGTAGGTGACACGAGAACCACAAACaatcagaaaaataataataaataaaatggagtTGTAAAAGAGAAAGTATGATGTTCTGAAATTAAAATGGCAGTTCTAGAGAACTATGTTCGTCTTTTAGAGAAAGATTCAAAGCTTGTTTTGAGCGCTTGGAAAGCTTTCCAGATTTTATTTTATACAGTTATATTCTTCTCTGGAATTGCAACAAGTTATTGTGTCAGTGGTATAACAGAAAGTTTTGCAGGCAACTGTTTCCTATTTAGCAACGTTACTTTTCTGCATAATGGAAACACACAAAATGAGTCTAGAAAGTTGCATTTACCAATTGATGCTGAAAAGACTTTATGGGGTAAAGATTCTACTTGCGAATTCTGTCAGTATGTACCTGTTGCAGCAGTTATATTTTCACTGGTGTGGGCCACTTTGTTTATGATGTGTGGTAAAGGCGGGAAAGCAGTATCAGGGTAAGCAGTAACACTTGGAggatgaaaattattttttatctaAGTTTGTATTTAATCAAGTTTTAAAATTTTTAGGCTCCCACAGCCTTGGCGGATAGTATTCCCTGCATTTGTCTTCAACGTGATATACTTCGTTATTTCTCTTGTCGCCACAATACATCTCGTTAATGGAATTGATACGTTCTGCCTCAATTTTATAGAGAATAACGGCGTGGCACAGTACGTATTTTTGCAATAATGACAATAAGATGGAATAAGTTATTAGAACCTATTGTAATGGTACTTTAAACCGCCTTTCCAATGAGAATGAACGAAAAGTGCTTTGAACTGTATTGCATTTACTCAAATAACTCAGCAATTGTGAAATACATTTTGCTCACAAACAGTAGATTTTTTTGTGTGTTACTGAGTTAGGTGTTCTGCAGCAGATAACAATATGCAGTGTTGACTGCTTTCAttgctgtctgttttctgtaatttCAGTTGCAGTGCTCTGACAAAAATAGACTTGGCTGGTAGATCAGGACAGCTGACATATGACTTGATGGTGTTCtcaaaggtaaaattaaataaaattactgtCGAAATCTAGGTGCATCTTATTAAATATTGAGAACTGTGTTTTATTTGAAAGAAACTGTAGGCTAACAGTTTTTTACCTGCACCATTTTGGTGATAAATTCTTATAATGGCTGTAAAGAACGCTTTAATTGTTACCATTTAATAATGTCTATCCATATCTGTGATTAAGTGACCATCAAAATCACATATTGGGAACAGGAGACACTCCATAGGAATTTTTAGGATATACTACCAACACTTTTCCAAATAAACTAAATTTTTAAAGCTTCGTCAGCAAGATCAGAAAGGATTCACAATTTAGTGTCATAGTAGTGTAAACTGCAAAcactgatttccccccccccccccccctccctggaatCCTGTATTCATATTGTTCAACTAACTTAGCATGCTTGGATTGAAATCTACATATTTTCCTTTGAAACATCTTTTCTGTAGAATTTATCCAATGTAACTGATGAAAAAACTGAATGAGCAGTTAATTTCAAACATTGCGTTTAGACAAAAAAGATTGTTGTTATGTATCTCAATTTCTATCACCTTTTTGGAAGTGGTTTACAAATTCTAGAATTTTGCATTTGTGTTATAAGTTTATCAGGTTTGAAAGGAAAATTACTCATAATTTGGGCATTATATGTATCAAGATGCTCaaagatgtaatttttttaaagtcatctccagtgccaacctcatcatctcagagtagcacttgcaaacctatgtcttcaattatttgctggatgtgttccaatctctgtgttcctctacagtttttgccctctacagctccctctagtatcatggaagtcattccctgatgtctcaataaATGTTCTATCACCTTGTCCCTTCTGctcgtcagtattttccacatattcctttcctctctgattctgcacagaacctcctcattccttacttagcagtccacgtaattttcaacattcatctgcagcaccacatctcaagtgcttcgattctgttccggttttcccacagttcatgtttcactaccttacaatgctgtacgccagatatacattctcagaaatttcttctgcaaattaaggcctatgtttgatgctagttgacttctgttggccaggaatgccctttttgccagtgctagtctgcttttgatgccgtccttgctccgtccatcatcggttattttgctgccttcatctacttcgtgaccatcactcctgatgctaagtttctctccgttctcatttctgcaacttctcattactttcgtttttctttgatttactcccagtccgtattctgtactcattaggttgttcattccattcagcagatcatgtagttcgTCTTAACTTTcgcacaggatagcaatgtcatcagcaaatcatatcattaatatcctttctccctgaattttaattccactcgtgaacctttttttgtatttccagcattgcttcttcgatgcacggattgaacagaaggggtgaaagactacatacctgccttacaccatttttaatctgagcaattcgttcttggtcttccacacttATTAATCCCTCTTTGCTGTTGTACTCTATATTACACTTCTGTAGCGCCACTGCCATTTAAGATAGGGAAAGGTTAGCTTCGGCGCAGTATTTCAGAGCGTACAAGTTACAGCCAGATGCGGGCCTGTTGGCAGTAAGTTACGCTTCCAGTAGCtgcaaagtagaatggaggccacagggctgtagacccactgaaaagagtaaacacagtgatttgcatggtgcaagttatggtcagaaggggcccactggcccatcCCAGATGTTATGAGTACACAACTCGGAGtggcgcgttagcaaaacagaggtgtgcagctacatataaataggtgccggttcactGTCAAGGTATTCAAGTGTGATAGCTCTCCTGGATGGGGGGGCGTTTGACACCACCAGCTatgcacagcagcagatggggcaccagtgttccagtccacagcaggttgcaggttcgaccctctgaggccaacacgggGTCCGCAGACAGCCAGTGGTGGGCCACGGCTTGTtactgcgggcagtcttgttggctcccaacacatgccggagcatcccgaggcgagggccgcagattcggatgtCGGATTGCGGGTGTTTGTTGTCACCGCTTTCTTAGCCACACTGGCGAGGAAGCGTGCTGCGGGTCGCCTTGCAGTTTCCTGTGAGCGGCACTGAGACAACGAGGACGGAGGCCGCTGAGTCAGCTGTTGGCGCAACCTGACGTTGTCACAACTCTGTGGCTgtacaaggccaacacacagcaGTGCACTTCTTGGGTCTCTAAAACAGCCATTCCAGGCCAAGCCATTTCACAGACAGCGAAGTGAGGTCCTCAGCATTGCGTGACCCGGTGACGCAGACTGAGAGGAACAGGGCCACTGTAACTGGAAAGAATAAATCACTTGGGGAAACTGGGACAAGTTTTCATATGGCTCATCCTGACAGCCCATCCTCGACCAACATACgctctacatttggtgtcagaatagcgagTGTTGGCCATACAGTACAACATTCAGCCCACCCCCTGCATTACAGTCGCAAAATGTCGTGAGTGTTgaccaattctctctctctctctctctctctctctctctctctctctctctctctccctttggtCAGAATAAGTGTTAGCGTGTTTGGGGCATTAAGATGATGTTTTTCatggcatttgattacttttgtattcGGTTGAGTATGATGTTTTGTATATCTCCTCCTTTTACATCATCGCCTAAAACATAAGATGAGATactga
It encodes:
- the LOC124625782 gene encoding uncharacterized protein LOC124625782, with translation MAVLENYVRLLEKDSKLVLSAWKAFQILFYTVIFFSGIATSYCVSGITESFAGNCFLFSNVTFLHNGNTQNESRKLHLPIDAEKTLWGKDSTCEFCQYVPVAAVIFSLVWATLFMMCGKGGKAVSGLPQPWRIVFPAFVFNVIYFVISLVATIHLVNGIDTFCLNFIENNGVAHCSALTKIDLAGRSGQLTYDLMVFSKVSAWINTVCWLLGTCLLLLRCFCIADFELVEITVSTYEPTRISISSGSRPSLEALGETSESDAP